Proteins encoded in a region of the Bacillus sp. T3 genome:
- a CDS encoding glycosyltransferase family 2 protein has translation MMEPTLTIVIPCYNEEEVLESTISQLNGLLEQLMKEGMISKKSRLLFVDDGSKDHTWMIIYKEGLKNERVRGIKLSRNVGHQNALLAGLLTAKDMSDCVISIDADLQDDIEVIREFVMKYNEGYEIVFGVRDNRETDSYFKRTTAQGYYRLMEKMGVKLVYNHADYRLMSKRALEELERFKEVNLFLRGIIPLIGFRSTSVYYARKKRLAGESKYPIKKMLAFALDGITSFSVTPIRLVLFSGFISFFVSLLFGLYFFSLKFFGTTVTGWTSLITSIWLIGGLQLIAIGLIGEYIGKLYTEAKRRPKYIVDLNTFQLPSTPYLSSNKTMIDESYNLERALLSRNE, from the coding sequence ATGATGGAACCAACCCTTACAATTGTAATTCCTTGCTACAATGAGGAAGAAGTGCTAGAATCCACAATTTCACAATTAAATGGTTTATTAGAACAGTTAATGAAAGAGGGCATGATATCGAAGAAAAGCCGACTTTTGTTTGTTGATGATGGAAGCAAGGATCATACTTGGATGATCATTTATAAGGAAGGATTAAAGAATGAAAGGGTTAGAGGCATCAAATTATCTCGAAATGTGGGACATCAAAATGCATTGCTGGCTGGATTATTAACAGCAAAGGATATGTCCGATTGTGTAATTTCTATTGATGCAGACCTGCAGGATGATATCGAAGTTATCCGAGAATTTGTCATGAAATATAACGAGGGTTATGAAATTGTATTTGGAGTTCGCGATAACAGAGAAACTGACTCGTATTTTAAACGGACTACAGCACAGGGATATTATAGGTTAATGGAAAAAATGGGGGTTAAATTGGTCTATAATCATGCAGATTATCGACTAATGAGTAAAAGGGCATTAGAGGAACTAGAGAGGTTTAAAGAGGTTAATTTATTTTTGCGTGGCATTATACCATTAATTGGATTTCGTTCAACCTCTGTTTACTATGCACGGAAGAAGCGACTTGCAGGTGAATCTAAGTATCCAATTAAAAAAATGTTAGCTTTTGCACTCGATGGCATAACGTCATTTTCGGTTACTCCAATACGACTGGTCCTTTTTTCAGGTTTTATTTCCTTTTTTGTCAGTCTGTTATTTGGCCTTTATTTCTTTTCTTTAAAATTCTTTGGAACGACTGTAACAGGATGGACTTCACTCATTACCTCAATCTGGCTGATCGGAGGGTTGCAGCTTATAGCCATCGGGTTAATTGGTGAATATATCGGAAAGTTATACACGGAAGCAAAAAGACGACCGAAATATATCGTTGATTTAAATACTTTTCAATTACCATCTACGCCGTATCTATCATCAAATAAAACAATGATCGATGAGTCTTATAATTTAGAAAGGGCATTATTATCTCGTAACGAATAA